From the genome of Ectobacillus sp. JY-23, one region includes:
- the nrdE gene encoding class 1b ribonucleoside-diphosphate reductase subunit alpha, with product MRHIELNNEITRMEDGFYQLDKDQEALQEFMKEAEEKTVQFYSVRERISYMIEHDYYYNVLDEYSLEQIEAVYAITYDANFQFQSYMAASKFYKDYALKTNDLKQYLESYPDRVAIVSLYLGRGDAEKAQQFARMIIRQNYQPATPTFLNAGRSRRGEMVSCFLLEMDDSLNSIGFNINTAMQLSKIGGGVALNLSKLRARGEQIKGIDNAASGVMPVMKLLEDSFSYANQLGQRKGAGAVYLNIFHWDIMEFVDSKKINADEKIRIQSLSIGIIVPSKFLELAEKDQPLYVFAPYTVFKEYGKHLDDIDIDSMYDELVANPNVKKRKLDLSARDMLIKIAMIQLESGYPYLMFKSNANEQHPLKDIGDVKMSNLCTEIFQLQETSEINDYGEGDVIRRDINCNLGSLNIVNVMDNKEIKEAVHAGMEALTAVSDMTVIPNAPTVKKANEELHSVGLGAMNLNGYLAKNKIAYESEEAKDFVRTFFMMLNYYSIEKSMLMAKEREETFKDFEKSEYAKGTYFERYETTDYRPYTEKVQKLFEGIYVPTPEDWSMLKEKVQKYGLYNAYRLAIAPTQSISYIQNATSSVMPIVNQIESRTYANATTYYPMPFLSKETFWYYKSAYDMNQFKLIDLIAEIQPHIDQGISTILYVNSDISTRELARYYIYAHKKGLKSLYYTRTRKLTVEECVACVV from the coding sequence TTGCGACACATTGAGTTAAACAATGAGATTACTAGAATGGAAGACGGCTTTTATCAGCTCGATAAGGATCAAGAAGCGCTGCAAGAGTTTATGAAAGAAGCAGAAGAAAAGACAGTGCAGTTTTATAGTGTGCGTGAGCGAATCTCCTACATGATTGAGCACGATTATTATTACAATGTACTGGACGAGTATTCACTAGAACAAATTGAAGCCGTCTATGCGATTACATACGATGCAAATTTCCAATTTCAATCTTATATGGCAGCATCTAAGTTTTACAAAGACTATGCGCTTAAAACAAATGATTTGAAACAATATCTGGAAAGTTATCCGGACCGCGTTGCCATCGTATCTCTCTATTTGGGTAGAGGCGATGCTGAAAAAGCGCAGCAATTTGCGCGCATGATCATCAGGCAAAACTATCAGCCGGCCACACCGACGTTTTTAAATGCAGGAAGAAGCAGACGCGGAGAGATGGTAAGCTGTTTTTTATTGGAAATGGATGATAGTTTAAACTCGATTGGTTTTAATATCAACACGGCGATGCAGCTTTCCAAAATTGGCGGCGGCGTTGCACTTAACCTTTCAAAACTGCGTGCGCGCGGCGAGCAAATTAAAGGAATTGACAACGCGGCAAGCGGCGTAATGCCGGTTATGAAGCTTCTAGAGGATTCATTTTCCTATGCGAACCAGCTCGGGCAGAGAAAAGGCGCTGGGGCTGTGTATTTAAATATCTTCCATTGGGATATTATGGAGTTTGTTGATTCAAAAAAAATAAATGCTGACGAGAAGATCCGCATTCAATCGCTCTCTATTGGAATTATTGTGCCAAGCAAATTTTTAGAACTCGCTGAAAAGGATCAGCCCCTATATGTGTTTGCACCGTATACGGTGTTTAAAGAGTACGGTAAGCACTTAGATGATATTGATATAGACAGCATGTATGATGAGCTTGTGGCTAATCCGAACGTAAAAAAGCGTAAGCTGGATCTTAGTGCGCGTGATATGCTGATTAAGATTGCGATGATTCAATTAGAATCCGGTTATCCATATCTAATGTTCAAGTCGAATGCAAACGAGCAGCATCCACTGAAGGATATTGGTGATGTGAAGATGTCTAATCTGTGTACCGAGATCTTTCAACTACAAGAAACGTCAGAGATCAATGATTATGGCGAAGGCGATGTCATTCGTCGGGACATTAACTGTAACCTTGGTTCTTTAAATATTGTGAACGTAATGGATAATAAAGAAATTAAAGAAGCGGTTCACGCTGGTATGGAAGCTTTGACAGCCGTTTCCGACATGACGGTCATCCCAAATGCGCCAACTGTGAAAAAAGCGAACGAGGAGCTGCATTCCGTTGGTCTTGGAGCAATGAATCTCAACGGTTACTTGGCGAAAAACAAAATCGCATACGAGAGCGAAGAAGCGAAGGATTTCGTTCGCACGTTCTTCATGATGCTGAACTATTATTCAATAGAAAAAAGCATGCTGATGGCAAAAGAGCGCGAGGAAACCTTTAAAGACTTTGAGAAGTCCGAGTATGCGAAGGGCACTTACTTTGAAAGGTATGAAACAACAGACTACAGGCCGTATACGGAAAAGGTGCAGAAGCTCTTTGAAGGAATCTATGTACCGACACCAGAGGATTGGAGCATGCTGAAGGAAAAGGTGCAAAAGTATGGCTTGTATAATGCATATAGGCTTGCAATTGCACCAACACAATCCATTAGCTATATCCAAAACGCGACATCAAGTGTTATGCCGATTGTAAACCAAATTGAGTCTAGAACATATGCGAATGCAACGACGTATTATCCGATGCCGTTTCTTTCAAAAGAGACGTTCTGGTATTATAAATCAGCTTACGACATGAATCAGTTCAAGCTAATTGACTTAATTGCAGAGATTCAGCCGCATATTGATCAAGGCATCAGCACGATTTTGTATGTGAACAGCGATATTTCCACACGGGAATTGGCACGCTACTATATTTACGCTCATAAAAAAGGACTAAAGAGCTTGTATTACACGCGGACGCGCAAGCTGACAGTGGAAGAATGCGTAGCATGTGTAGTTTAA
- a CDS encoding SPFH domain-containing protein yields MKEQTVWKINGFIGLLLLVVIVVFALYYSVVQYNPLYAIGAGILALLVASGMTIVQPNESVAVIFFGKYLGTIREEGFFITIPSIRKKVSLRVRNFNSDMLKVNDVDGNPIEIAAVVVFKVTDTAKALFDVENYHEFVRIQSETALRHVATKYPYDTSDDKAWSLRGNAEEIANEIAQELQERLSVSGVQVLEARLTHLAYAPEIAGAMLQRQQANAVLAARQKIVEGAVGMVEAALRQLEDKQVVQLDDEMKAQMVSNLMIAIVSEKGTQPVMNAGKVK; encoded by the coding sequence ATGAAAGAACAAACAGTTTGGAAGATAAATGGCTTTATCGGATTGTTGCTTTTGGTTGTTATTGTAGTATTCGCTTTGTATTACAGTGTTGTACAGTATAATCCGCTGTATGCAATTGGAGCAGGTATATTAGCACTGCTTGTGGCAAGCGGGATGACTATTGTTCAACCAAATGAATCCGTTGCGGTCATTTTCTTTGGGAAATACCTGGGTACTATCCGCGAAGAGGGGTTCTTTATCACTATCCCATCAATACGTAAAAAAGTATCACTTCGTGTTCGCAACTTCAATAGTGATATGTTAAAGGTCAATGATGTAGACGGCAATCCAATTGAAATCGCTGCAGTTGTAGTGTTTAAGGTAACTGACACTGCAAAAGCACTATTTGATGTAGAAAACTACCATGAATTTGTGCGGATACAGAGTGAAACTGCGTTGCGCCATGTAGCAACAAAATATCCATATGATACGAGCGATGATAAAGCGTGGTCGTTACGCGGGAATGCGGAGGAAATTGCCAATGAAATCGCCCAAGAATTGCAGGAACGGTTGAGTGTTTCTGGTGTGCAGGTTCTAGAAGCACGTTTAACGCATCTTGCATACGCGCCTGAGATTGCTGGTGCGATGCTGCAGCGACAACAGGCCAATGCGGTACTTGCTGCACGTCAAAAGATTGTAGAAGGTGCTGTAGGAATGGTAGAAGCAGCACTGCGGCAACTCGAAGACAAACAGGTAGTTCAGCTTGATGATGAGATGAAGGCTCAAATGGTGAGTAATCTCATGATTGCAATTGTGTCTGAAAAGGGTACACAGCCTGTTATGAACGCAGGAAAAGTAAAGTAA
- a CDS encoding GNAT family N-acetyltransferase: MIRNAVITDQTEVAVLLYNALHEIAEKLTGGNTHEEVLAGLRHWFSQPGNRLSYENCLIAEQDGRPVGVIVLYHGNEANRLDAPIVTYLRKLHGDASIILEKEADDDEYYIDTLSVHPDYSGKGIGSALIQKAEEQCQMLGYHKIAILADMSNTRALSLYKHRGYIHDYTITLVGEPFAHLSKTFMT; this comes from the coding sequence ATGATTCGAAATGCTGTTATAACTGATCAAACAGAGGTAGCTGTATTACTATACAACGCCCTTCATGAAATTGCCGAAAAACTGACAGGGGGTAACACGCATGAAGAAGTTCTTGCTGGACTTCGCCATTGGTTCAGTCAGCCGGGAAACCGTCTTAGCTATGAAAATTGCCTGATCGCTGAACAAGATGGTCGTCCGGTAGGCGTTATTGTATTGTATCACGGTAACGAAGCAAATCGACTCGATGCACCAATTGTTACATACCTCCGCAAATTGCATGGAGATGCATCTATTATTTTGGAAAAGGAAGCCGATGATGACGAATATTATATTGATACACTCTCTGTTCATCCTGATTATAGCGGCAAAGGCATCGGCAGTGCACTCATTCAAAAAGCAGAAGAACAGTGCCAAATGCTCGGCTACCATAAAATCGCCATTTTAGCAGACATGTCCAATACACGTGCTTTATCTTTATATAAACATAGAGGCTATATACATGATTATACAATTACTTTAGTCGGAGAGCCCTTTGCACACTTATCTAAAACCTTTATGACATAA
- the queF gene encoding preQ(1) synthase — protein MAGRKDEELQDVTLLGNQHTKYLFEYDPAILETFDNNHPNRDYFVKFNCPEFTSLCPKTGQPDFATIYISYIPDIKMVESKSLKLYLFSFRNHGDFHEDCMNIIMNDLIKLMNPRYIEVWGKFTPRGGISIDPYCNYGRPGTKYEKMAEYRMMNHDLYPETVDNR, from the coding sequence ATGGCAGGACGTAAAGATGAAGAATTACAAGATGTAACATTACTAGGCAACCAACATACAAAATATTTATTTGAGTATGACCCGGCAATTTTAGAAACGTTTGATAACAATCATCCGAATCGCGATTACTTTGTGAAATTTAACTGTCCAGAGTTTACAAGCTTATGTCCAAAAACAGGACAACCAGATTTCGCAACCATTTATATTAGTTATATCCCAGATATTAAAATGGTAGAAAGCAAATCTTTGAAACTATATTTATTTAGCTTCCGTAATCACGGCGATTTTCATGAAGACTGCATGAACATCATCATGAACGATCTGATTAAGCTAATGAATCCGCGTTACATCGAAGTATGGGGGAAATTCACACCGCGCGGCGGCATTTCTATCGATCCGTACTGCAACTACGGTCGTCCTGGTACGAAATATGAAAAAATGGCGGAGTACCGTATGATGAATCATGATCTCTATCCAGAGACGGTGGATAATCGATAA
- the nrdF gene encoding class 1b ribonucleoside-diphosphate reductase subunit beta codes for MRAVNWNKKEDDYSLMFWKQNIAQLWTEDEIPVSSDKNVWVGLSKAEQTAYKRVLGGLTLLDTKQGGEGMPLILLHVDNLQAKSVLAFMGAMEEVHAKSYSHIFTTLATEEEIDNIFKWVDEHPLLQRKAELITNYYHRLFKPKVSNRELYMAMTASVFLESYLFYSGFFYPLYLAGQGKMTASGEIINLIIRDESIHGVFVGLLAQDIFAKMSEQEQREVQAETQELLLALYENEKAYTEEIYAEIGLVEEVNRFVRYNANKGLMNLGLEPYFEEEDINPIVMNGLRTDTKNHDFFSVKGNGYVKATNVEKLTDDDFVFHF; via the coding sequence ATGCGTGCGGTTAACTGGAATAAAAAAGAAGATGATTATAGCTTAATGTTTTGGAAGCAAAATATCGCCCAGCTTTGGACAGAGGATGAAATTCCAGTCTCCTCTGACAAAAATGTCTGGGTGGGGCTTTCTAAAGCGGAGCAAACAGCGTACAAGCGTGTACTAGGCGGCTTGACGCTGCTTGATACGAAGCAGGGCGGTGAAGGCATGCCGCTAATTTTGCTGCATGTCGACAATCTGCAGGCGAAAAGCGTGCTTGCCTTCATGGGCGCAATGGAAGAAGTGCATGCGAAGTCATATAGCCATATCTTCACAACGCTTGCCACAGAGGAAGAAATCGATAACATCTTTAAATGGGTAGATGAGCACCCGCTGCTGCAGCGAAAAGCAGAGCTAATCACAAACTATTATCATCGTCTGTTTAAGCCAAAAGTATCCAACAGAGAATTGTACATGGCGATGACAGCAAGCGTATTCCTTGAAAGTTACCTGTTTTACAGCGGTTTCTTTTATCCGCTCTATTTGGCGGGACAAGGAAAAATGACAGCGAGTGGTGAAATTATTAATCTTATAATCCGTGATGAAAGCATTCACGGCGTATTCGTTGGCTTGCTTGCACAAGACATCTTCGCCAAGATGTCTGAGCAGGAGCAACGAGAAGTACAGGCAGAAACGCAAGAATTGCTTCTAGCACTTTATGAAAACGAAAAGGCGTATACAGAAGAGATTTACGCTGAGATTGGTTTGGTCGAGGAAGTCAATCGCTTTGTCCGTTACAACGCGAACAAAGGCTTGATGAACCTTGGTTTGGAACCGTACTTTGAGGAAGAAGATATCAATCCGATTGTGATGAACGGATTGCGTACAGATACGAAAAACCATGATTTCTTTTCTGTAAAAGGAAATGGTTATGTGAAAGCGACGAATGTTGAAAAATTAACTGACGACGATTTTGTGTTTCATTTTTAA
- a CDS encoding DUF2187 family protein yields MKIAEAGEVIEFKNGLQGRVQKVNKNSVIVDITIMENYKDLDLEPLTVVNHKNYRIVQEA; encoded by the coding sequence ATGAAAATTGCGGAAGCCGGAGAAGTCATTGAATTTAAAAACGGATTGCAGGGCCGCGTTCAAAAGGTCAATAAAAACTCCGTCATTGTTGATATTACTATCATGGAAAACTATAAAGACCTTGATTTAGAACCACTAACAGTTGTAAATCACAAAAACTATCGAATTGTACAAGAAGCATAA
- the nrdI gene encoding class Ib ribonucleoside-diphosphate reductase assembly flavoprotein NrdI — MRIVYDSMTGNVKRFIHKLGMPAMQIRDDLVMDEEFILVTYTTGFGNVPERVDRFLEKNHRNLKGVSASGNRNWGNSFGASADKIAGKYGVPVISKFELAGTSQDIQIFKERVLEIATH, encoded by the coding sequence ATGCGAATTGTGTATGATTCTATGACAGGAAATGTAAAACGATTTATTCATAAACTTGGGATGCCCGCCATGCAGATTCGCGACGATCTAGTAATGGACGAAGAATTTATTCTTGTAACATATACAACAGGATTTGGAAATGTACCTGAGCGTGTAGACCGGTTTTTGGAGAAAAACCACCGCAACTTAAAAGGGGTGTCCGCAAGCGGCAATCGCAACTGGGGCAATAGCTTTGGCGCAAGTGCCGACAAGATTGCAGGCAAGTATGGAGTGCCGGTCATATCTAAATTTGAGTTAGCCGGTACAAGCCAAGATATACAAATTTTTAAAGAAAGGGTGCTGGAGATTGCGACACATTGA
- the queE gene encoding 7-carboxy-7-deazaguanine synthase QueE — protein sequence MINIPVLEIFGPTIQGEGMVIGQKTMFVRTAGCDYRCAWCDSAFTWDGSAKEQIRQMSAEEIWQELQEIGGDNFSHVTLSGGNPALLKSLGTLVSLLQEHGIRTAIETQGSKWQDWLLAVDEVTFSPKPPSSGMTTDFLALDHILEKMKHKDISLKVVVFDEQDFAYAKQVHTRYPNIPFFLQVGNEDVHTTDDSALLSQLLSRYDWLIEQAIQCKEMNDAKVLPQLHALVWGNKRGV from the coding sequence TTGATTAATATTCCTGTTCTGGAAATCTTTGGTCCAACTATCCAAGGGGAAGGTATGGTGATTGGACAAAAAACCATGTTTGTACGCACTGCCGGTTGCGACTATCGCTGCGCTTGGTGTGATTCGGCTTTCACATGGGACGGTTCGGCTAAAGAGCAAATTCGACAAATGAGTGCAGAAGAAATTTGGCAAGAGTTACAAGAGATTGGCGGGGATAATTTTTCCCATGTAACGTTGTCAGGCGGGAACCCTGCACTGTTGAAGTCGCTAGGGACTTTGGTTTCTTTACTTCAGGAACATGGTATACGGACAGCAATTGAAACGCAGGGGAGCAAATGGCAGGACTGGCTGCTTGCGGTCGATGAAGTGACTTTTTCGCCAAAGCCACCAAGCTCAGGTATGACGACTGATTTCTTGGCGCTGGATCATATTCTTGAAAAAATGAAGCATAAAGATATTAGCTTAAAAGTGGTTGTATTTGATGAACAAGATTTTGCATATGCCAAGCAAGTGCATACACGCTATCCTAATATCCCGTTTTTCCTGCAAGTCGGAAATGAGGACGTGCATACAACAGATGACAGCGCCCTTTTGTCACAGCTGCTGTCTCGTTACGATTGGTTGATTGAACAAGCCATACAATGTAAAGAGATGAACGATGCGAAGGTATTGCCGCAGCTACACGCCCTTGTATGGGGCAATAAACGCGGTGTATAA
- a CDS encoding abortive phage infection protein has protein sequence MDNNFVNEILDKLKSGELHEYTVTKETFYQFREVLVKRPDFKHFRGIAGHGGQVVYTYMEVARS, from the coding sequence ATGGATAACAATTTCGTAAATGAGATTTTAGATAAATTAAAAAGCGGGGAGCTACATGAGTATACAGTTACGAAAGAGACATTTTATCAGTTTCGAGAGGTACTTGTAAAGCGCCCTGACTTTAAGCATTTTCGCGGCATTGCCGGGCACGGGGGGCAAGTAGTATACACCTATATGGAGGTTGCCCGCTCATAA